GTTGAACCATTTGACAGTACCGGTTTCCATGATGGATCCCTAAAAAAATAAAAAACAGAACATTCCCGTTCCAATCTGGTGACGGGGAAGCATCAAGTGGGAGAAGAAGAAAGCGAACTCCGCGCAAATGGCGGCACCAGACGAACACCAATTGAACATCCTGAATACTTCAGGTTAGAGACAATACGTGGATAGTCCAGCCCGGTCAACCGAATTCTGCGATGCGGACGCGACGACGTGAAATGCCTGGGTTTCGTGAAGCCGCGGCGTGAGGGCGGTACACGGCAAACGACCAGCGTATAGTTGCCGACTTGGTTGGCAAATCAGACACCTTGCAGTCTCGACGGAACGAAACTGCGCACACCGTTGAAGACTTCGAGAGATGACAGAAAAGAACGCTGCCCCATCCTTTAGCGAGCTTGCGCTTGCCCCCGCTGTGCTCGCCAATCTTGCCCAGCTCGGCTATGTCGCCATGACACCGATCCAGGCTGCGAGCCTGCCCGTTGCGTTGGCCGGGCACGACCTGATCGCGCAGGCCAAGACCGGTAGCGGCAAGACCGCGGCCTTTTCCCTGGCGTTGCTCGCACGGCTCGACGCGCGGCGTTTCGCCGTCCAGGCCATGGTGCTATGTCCGACGCGCGAACTGGCCGATCAGGCAACGCAGGAAATCCGTCGTCTCGCGCGGGCGGAGCAGAACGTCAAGGTGCTGACGCTGTGCGGCGGGACGCCGATGGCGCCGCAGACCGCGAGTCTCCAGCACGGTGCGCACGTCGTCGTCGGCACGCCTGGGCGCATCATGGACCATCTGGCGCGCGGCAGCCTCGACGTCAGCGCGCTGAATACGCTCGTGCTCGACGAAGCGGACCGGATGCTCGATATGGGCTTCTTCGACGATATCGCAACGGTCATCGGTCAATGCCCGAAAGAACGTCAGACGCTGCTGTTCTCCGCTACCTACCCGGAGGGTATCGGCAAGCTGAGCCGGCAATTCCTGCGTAATCCGAAGGAGGTCAAGCTCGAAGAGCGTCATGACAGCAGCAAGATCCGGCAGCGTTTCTACGAAGTAACCGAGGACGAGCGGCTGCATGCCGTCGGCAAGCTGCTGAATCACTATCGGCCGGTGAGCACGCTGGCGTTCTGCAATACGAAGCAGCAATGCCGCGATTTGCTCGATGTGCTGCGCGCGCAAGGCTTTCACGCGCTGGCGTTGCATGGCGAATTGGATCAGCGCGAGCGCGACCAGGTGCTGATGCAGTTTGCGAACCGGAGTTGTTCGGTGCTCGTTGCGACGGACGTGGCTGCACGAGGCCTGGACATCGCCCAACTCGAGGCCGTCATCAACGTCGACGTGACACCCGATCCGGACGTGCACGTTCATCGCATCGGTCGCACGGGCCGCGCGGATCAGGACGGCTGGGCGCTGAGCCTGGCCAGCATGAACGAAATGGGGCGCGTCGGCAGCATCGAGCAGGCGCAGAACCGGGATGTCGAATGGCATCCGCTGGCCGAGCTCGGTTCCGCCAGCGACGAACCGCTGTTGCCGCCGATGGAAACGCTCCAGATTCTCGGCGGCCGCAAGGAAAAGATTCGGCCCGGCGATGTGCTGGGGGCATTGACGGGTGAAGCGGGCTTTAGCAGTTCGCAGATCGGCAAGATCAACGTGACCGAGTTTTCGACGTATGTGGCGGTCGATCGCAACATTGCGCAGGAGGCGTTGCGCAGGCTGGGTAAGGGTAAGGTGAAGGGGCGCAAGGTCAAGGTTCGGATGATGACCGAATAGCGCGAGCCGTCATGGCGGAGGTTGCGTCGTCGTTCGAGTCTGCCTCGCGGCGCAAGGGCCCACGATTCGAGCGCCGCGGCAGGCAGCTCAGGTAGGTCAGACGTGTGCTGTCGGTTGCAGCGCATCGCGCAGTGCCTGCGCCAACTGTCGCTGCGCGAGACGCGCGGCGCGCACCGCGCCACCCATGCTGACGAAGCCGTGCGGGAGGCCGTGATACTCGACCACGATCGCATCGTTGCCGGCCTCGAGCAGGCGTTGTCCATAAGCGAGCGCTTCGTCGCGCAGCGGATCGTACGTGCCGATCTGCAGTAGCGCGGGCGGCAGGCCCGCCAGGTCGTCGGCGCACAGCGGCGCGGCCAGCGCGTTCCTCGGCGGCCCTTCGGCGCCGAAATAGAAGCCGTTGAAGTAGTCGATCATGCGGGCGGTCAGCGTGGGGCCGTCCGCGTATAGCGTGCGCGAAGGGAAATCCAACAGCGAGCCGGCGGCGGCGGGCGGGTACACGAGCGCCTGAAATGCGATGACTGGACCGCGCCGATCCCGCGCGAGGATGCACATCACCGTCGCAAGTAGCGCGCCGGCGCTGTCGCCTGCTACCGCGATGCGGGCGTCGCGCGACGCGATTTCACCGGCGTTCGCCGCCACCCATTCGAGCGCGGCCCACGCGTCGTCGATGGCGGCCGGGAACGGATGCTCGGGCGCAAGCCGGTAGCCCACCGATACGACGAGCCCGCCGCTGTCCTCGCATAGCTGCCGGCAAACGTTGTCATAGCCGTCGAGGTCGCCGAGCACGAAACCGCCCCCGTGGTAGTAGACGACGATGCCCTGCACCGCTTCGCGACGCGGACGATAAACGCGTAGCGGCAGGGCGCCATCGGGGCCGTCGATCGTATGGCTGGT
The sequence above is a segment of the Trinickia acidisoli genome. Coding sequences within it:
- the dbpA gene encoding ATP-dependent RNA helicase DbpA, which codes for MTEKNAAPSFSELALAPAVLANLAQLGYVAMTPIQAASLPVALAGHDLIAQAKTGSGKTAAFSLALLARLDARRFAVQAMVLCPTRELADQATQEIRRLARAEQNVKVLTLCGGTPMAPQTASLQHGAHVVVGTPGRIMDHLARGSLDVSALNTLVLDEADRMLDMGFFDDIATVIGQCPKERQTLLFSATYPEGIGKLSRQFLRNPKEVKLEERHDSSKIRQRFYEVTEDERLHAVGKLLNHYRPVSTLAFCNTKQQCRDLLDVLRAQGFHALALHGELDQRERDQVLMQFANRSCSVLVATDVAARGLDIAQLEAVINVDVTPDPDVHVHRIGRTGRADQDGWALSLASMNEMGRVGSIEQAQNRDVEWHPLAELGSASDEPLLPPMETLQILGGRKEKIRPGDVLGALTGEAGFSSSQIGKINVTEFSTYVAVDRNIAQEALRRLGKGKVKGRKVKVRMMTE
- a CDS encoding alpha/beta hydrolase; this encodes MPLDRTLQHIFAQAKASGAPDLTDLPPEAARAVYRQILAAADVAPADVDVTSHTIDGPDGALPLRVYRPRREAVQGIVVYYHGGGFVLGDLDGYDNVCRQLCEDSGGLVVSVGYRLAPEHPFPAAIDDAWAALEWVAANAGEIASRDARIAVAGDSAGALLATVMCILARDRRGPVIAFQALVYPPAAAGSLLDFPSRTLYADGPTLTARMIDYFNGFYFGAEGPPRNALAAPLCADDLAGLPPALLQIGTYDPLRDEALAYGQRLLEAGNDAIVVEYHGLPHGFVSMGGAVRAARLAQRQLAQALRDALQPTAHV